One genomic region from Amphiprion ocellaris isolate individual 3 ecotype Okinawa chromosome 20, ASM2253959v1, whole genome shotgun sequence encodes:
- the si:ch211-266g18.10 gene encoding titin isoform X9, whose protein sequence is MAEGAKPASATAAGGSNGAAAPQPGFLRSGALSLLNKLKVSVELLIALAALLSWVVVGVVMFDFVEYKAVPDIQQIITDPVKAVNDAVDEATSLLNKFQECAPDLSDPMSAATYAAEEISAAKDGVVRYFSDEEGTFYLSYIDPVVIGRRAFHSTNDFMCGVVGGCRDTLCTVVDSILDTIQEINKGKIDLSYIDPVVIGRGVFNVTNEFVCGVVGYIQGVLCSILDTILDVVKGVTDISFIDPVVIGRNTFGATNDFVNGIVGYIQSVLCTIIDSILEIVKGTTDISFIDPVVIGRNVFSVTNDFVSGIAGYIQDVLCVILDVILDTLKDIQQAVGFSPMSVLKTTADITKEQISMLVSYFSATLIGEEGIMPEVSLDPMKVVEDAVLEFTDKKDLFVAYMSSMLVGDQGEPAAPPVVNVVTEKDEAVAAPSDINLVRRKGEFLPPFEKVAEILHTAKDEAAPAAELSEDSKTEEEEEEKEEEEEEEEAEVPPEAASEADVQDAEEDEVKHVDLEEKESETPLEEEILDHDSKEEEKEEADKEEEEEIITEEAAEQLEKEEGEEQEEDKKEEEGEEDQGKTEEAVDEEDEEAQAADGVVEDKEEEEEIKTEDVLVEEEEEEVEEEIKTEDYLVEEEEEEVEEEIKTDDVLVEEEEEEEEEEIKTEDDLVEEEEEKEEEEIKTEDDLVEEEEEEEEEEIETEDALVEEEEEEEEETKTIDALVEEEEEEETKTEDALLEDEDEEEEEEAKPEEVLLEDEEKEKEEEETKTEEDLAEDEDEEKEEETKTEDVLLEDEDEEEEEEEDEEDDKTKTDKDLAEDVEKEEPKLEDLAEEEEEEEEEEEEEEEEQEEEEEVKSEEEDERVQQTIKITDDDARDQFEKTDEEDQDLEMDNEDEEEEEGEKLDYVEIKEDDKDAEEEPLVQQLDLKILASEKLHIDQIPESEEETLLPEHDEDEFADIVDDHDENNNNSESRKTEPKRKRKVHVPFEKLRRVGSRAPHKEEHLSKHEKVLKEAKERHAIKEVKDAIVKEEEPVKKALKEEEDAKKLPKEKKQVKKLLKEEKEIKKPSKEKKEVKKPAKEEEEVKKPLKEEKVKKQLKEEKEVKKPPKEHKEVRKHKRLSKKEEEVKERPKEEKEIKKPLRDKKEVKKPPREEKETKKPPKEEKEIKKPPKKEKEEKRPPKAAEVTKEEKKPPKEEKEEKKPIKEAKDKHKPENKEERALKKERDVKKPLKEEKEVKKSPKEEERPSKKEKEVRKLLKEEKEAKKPAKEDKEEEKPLKTEREEKIPSKKQKEVKKPPKEEKEVKKPPKEEKEVKKPQKEEKEPKKPTKDEKEPEKPTKDEKEPKKPTKEEKEIKKPQKEDKEVKKPLKKEKEEKETPKEKREVKKPSKEDKKEKKPIKEETEDEKPHKEAKIPTKDEKEVKKPHKEEKEVKKPPKEEKEGKKPLKDKEIEKLLKQVKEEKESPKDKKGVKQPSEDKKVKKPIKDEKEEKKPLEEKREMKKPSKEDKEEKKPLKEKKEVKKPSEEEKKPLKEKKEVKKPSEEEKKPLKEKKEVKKPSEEEKKPLKEKKEVKKPSEEEKKPLKEKKEVKKPSEEEKKPLKEKKEVKKPSEEEKKPLKEREVKTPPKEDKKEKEEKKPIKEAKKEAESKKEKISKDGKEPIKPSKQEKEIKTTTKEDKEPTKKRVTKTEAKPKKSAKRIKVVKKEVASVLKKEHLNVTKAAEEPKKSAKVLKFAKKQIAPALKKEHKNVTKAAEVPEVPKVTAKPEVTKKVAAPKEAKKEPKQKIKRKPVKPDIDAVKEKEKAAPKKKEAEVSELKPKPGQKDAAVTKEKAKRAPPKKEVPKKKAKAAPAKKEAAAPKEKVKPVILTKEQEGAPKNATLAKERVKIVPMKKVVKAPKKEVKAVSAKTKSAKIKTKPTPVVKEAEAPHKNVSLTKEKVKVVPLKKVPVTPKEKVKAAPTKKEAEVLKEKKAEPVTPKKAAKPTPAKKKKVPETPKEKVKPALTKKEAELLKEKKPEPVTPKKEAEVLKEKKAEPVTPKKEAEVLKEKVAEPVTPKKAPVSKAKPTPAKKKKEPAKIKTKPAPVVKEAEAPHKNVSLTKEKVKVVPLKKVPVTPKEKVKPPPTKKEAEVLKERKAEPVTPKKEAEVLKEKKAEPVTPKKAPVSKAKPAPAKKKKEAKVLKEKKPEPVTPKKASVAKTKPAPVVKEAEAPHKNVSLSKERVKVVPLKKVPVTPKEKVKPAPTKKEAEVLKEKKAEPVTPKKAPVSKAKPAPAKKKKVPVTPKEKVEPAPTKKDAEVLKEKKAEPVIPKKAPVSKAKPAPAKKKKEVEAPKEKVKPVILTKEQEGAPKNATLAKERVKIVPMKKEVKVPKEKVKVSAKTKPAKIKTKPTPVVKEAEAPHKNISLTKEKVKVVPLKKVPVTLKEKVKPAPVKKEAEVLKEKKAEPVTPKKVPVTPKEKVKPAPTKKEAEIVKEKKAEPVTPKKAPVTKAKPAKKKKEVETPKEKAKPVILTKEQEGAPKNATLAKERVKIVPMKKVVKAPKEKVKVSAKIKPAKIKTKPAPVLKEAEVPQKNISLTKEKAKVVPLKKVPVTPKEKVKPAPTTKEAEVLKEKKAEPVTPKKAPVAKAKPAPAKKKKEVEAPKEKAKPAAVKKEAKPALAKKVEVAKEKPKPAQEKKAPSKKEAEIKKEKLKSLLKKEPKVTKEKVKPAVKKEVEAPKEKDKPAAVKKAMLRKKTKAVPVRRVEKKAEKEEKAKEDRVLKEIQESAKKEKAATKKAAKEEKVKAEPSVSDSLLMEDELPYFQCFFVDEDEAQFPFYAFSPLQI, encoded by the exons ggGCCAAACCTGCCTCTGCTACTGCAGCCGGTGGCTCCAATGGAGCAGCAGCACCACAGCCGGGCTTCCTCAGATCCGGAGCTCTGAGTCTCCTCAATAAGCTGAAGGTGTCCGTGGAGCTGCTGATCGCCCTGGCTGCTCTGCTCTCCTGGGTGGTCGTGGGTGTGGTGATGTTTGACTTTGTGGAGTACAAAGCAGTCCCTG ACATTCAGCAAATCATTACGGACCCTGTTAAAGCTGTAAACGATGCTGTGGATGAAGCCACCAGCCTGCTCAATAAGTTTCAAG AATGTGCACCTGATTTAAGTGACCCCATGTCTGCTGCCACTTATGCAGCTGAGGAAATATCAGCAGCAAAAGATGGAGTTGTTCGATACTTTTCAGATGAGGAAG GGACCTTCTACCTCAGCTACATCGACCCTGTTGTCATTGGTAGACGAGCTTTCCATTCAACTAATGACTTCATGTGTGGAGTGGTGGGCGGCTGCAGGGACACACTATGTACTGTTGTGGACTCTATATTAGATACCATACAGGAGATAAATAAAG GAAAAATTGATCTTAGCTACATAGACCCTGTGGTAATAGGCAGAGGTGTCTTCAATGTTACTAATGAGTTCGTGTGTGGAGTGGTGGGCTACATCCAGGGTGTGCTCTGTTCGATACTGGACACTATACTGGATGTAGTGAAAG gagtCACTGACATTAGCTTCATAGACCCAGTAGTAATCGGCAGGAATACCTTCGGCGCTACTAATGACTTTGTGAATGGAATAGTGGGCTACATCCAGAGCGTACTCTGTACCATCATAGACAGTATCCTGGAAATAGTTAAAG gaACAACTGACATTAGCTTCATTGACCCTGTGGTTATTGGCAGGAATGTCTTCAGTGTTACTAATGACTTTGTGAGTGGAATAGCAGGATACATCCAGGATGTGCTCTGTGTAATCTTGGATGTGATACTGGACACATTAAAAG ATATTCAGCAGGCAGTGGGATTCAGTCCCATGTCGGTTCTGAAGACAACTGCGGACATCACCAAAGAACAGATCAGCATGCTTGTGAGCTACTTCTCAGCAACACTGATTGGTGAAGAAG gaaTCATGCCTGAAGTGTCCCTCGACCCCATGAAGGTTGTTGAGGATGCAGTGCTGGAGTTCACAGACAAGAAAGATTTGTTTGTGGCTTATATGTCAAGCATGTTGGTTGGTGATCAAG gTGAACCTGCCGCCCCTCCAGTTGTAAATGTAGTAACTGAAAAAG ATGAAGCTGTCGCTGCCCCATCTGACATCAATTTGGTGAGAAGGAAAG GTGAATTTCTGCCTCCATTTGAAAAAG TTGCAGAGATCTTACACACTGCCAAAGATGAAGCTGCTCCTGCTGCAGAGTTAAGTGAAGACTCaaagacggaggaggaggaggaggagaaggaggaggaggaggaggaggaggaggctgaagTGCCACCTGAAGCCGCTAGTGAAGCAGATGTGCAGGATGCAGAGGAAGATGAGG TGAAACATGTCGACCTTGAAGAAAAAGAATCTGAAACTCCTCTGGAGGAGGAAATCCTTGATCATGACagcaaggaggaggagaaggaagaggctgataaagaggaagaagaggagattATAACAGAGGAAGCTGCAGAGCAGTTGGAGAAAGAGGAAGgcgaggaacaggaggaggacaaaaaagaagaggagggtgAAGAAGATCAAGGAAAGACAGAGGAGGCTGTGgatgaagaagatgaggagGCACAAGCAGCAGACGGGGTGGTAGaagacaaagaggaggaggaggagatcaaaactgaagatgttttggtagaagaagaggaggaggaagtggaggaggagatcAAAACTGAAGATTATTTggtagaagaagaggaggaggaagtggaggaggagatcaaaactgatgatgttttggtagaagaagaggaggaggaagaggaggaggagatcaaAACTGAAGATGATTTggtagaagaagaggaggagaaagaggaggaggagatcaaAACTGAAGATGATTTggtagaagaagaggaggaggaagaggaggaggagatcgaAACTGAAGATGCTTTggtagaagaagaggaggaggaagaggaggagaccaAAACAATAGATGCTTtggtagaagaggaggaggaggaggagaccaaaacagaagaTGCTTTGctagaagatgaagatgaggaggaggaggaggaggccaaaCCTGAAGAAGTTTTGTTAGAagatgaggagaaggagaaagaggaggaggagaccaaaacagaagaagacttggcagaagatgaagatgaggagaaggaggaggagaccaAAACTGAAGATGTTTTGTTAGAAGacgaagatgaggaggaggaggaggaggaggatgaggaagatgaTAAGACCAAAACTGACAAAGACTTGGCAGAAGATGTGGAGAAGGAGGAACCAAAACTTGAAGACCtagcagaagaagaggaggaggaggaggaggaagaggaggaggaggaggaagagcaagaggaggaggaggaggttaaGTCAGAAGAAGAGGATGAAAGAGTCCAacaaaccatcaaaattacTGACGATGATGCCAGAGATCAGTTCGAGAAAACTGATGAAGAAGATCAGGATCTAGAAATGGACaatgaggatgaagaggaggaggaaggagaaaaactGGACTATGTAGAGATCAAGGAGGATGATAAAGATGCAGAAGAAGAACCATTAGTCCAACAGCTTGATCTTAAAATTCTGGCATCAGAAAAGCTCCATATTGATCAGATACCTGAATCTGAAGAAGAAACTTTACTACCTGAACATGATGAAGACGAATTCGCTGACATTGTTGATGATCAcgatgaaaacaacaacaacagtgagAGCAGAAAGACTGAGCCTAAACGTAAGAGGAAGGTTCATGTTCCCTTTGAGAAGCTCAGACGAGTCGGATCCAGAGCGCCTCACAAAGAAGAACATCTCAGCAAACATGAGAAAG TTCTCAAAGAGGCAAAGGAAAGACATGCAATTAAAGAAGTTAAAGATGCCATTGTTAAAG AAGAGGAGCCAGTGAAGAAGGCTCtcaaagaagaggaagatgcGAAGAAGCTGcccaaagaaaagaaacaagtaAAGAAACTCCtcaaagaagagaaagaaataaagaaaccctctaaagaaaagaaagaggtgAAGAAACCAGccaaagaagaggaggaagtcaAGAAACCTCTCAAAGAAGAGAAGGTGAAGAAACAactcaaagaagaaaaagaagtcaAGAAACCACCTAAAGAGCACAAAGAAGTAAGGAAACATAAGAGACTTTctaaaaaagaggaagaagtgaAAGAACGAcccaaagaagaaaaagaaatcaagaaaCCTCTTAGAGACAAGAAAGAAGTGAAGAAGCCACctagagaagagaaagaaaccaAGAAACCTCctaaagaggagaaagaaattAAGAAACCTCCcaaaaaggagaaagaggagaagagacCTCCTAAAGCTGCAGAAGTGacgaaagaagagaagaaacctcctaaagaagagaaagaggagaagaaaccTATTAAAGAAGCTAAAGATAAAcataaacctgaaaataaagaGGAGAGGGCCCTTAAAAAGGAGAGGGATGTGAAGAAACCTCttaaagaagagaaagaggtAAAGAAATCTCccaaagaagaggagagaccatctaagaaggagaaagaagttAGGAAACTTCtcaaggaggaaaaagaagccAAGAAACCAGCCAAAGaagacaaggaggaggagaaacctctcaaaacagagagagaagagaagataccttctaaaaaacagaaagaagtgaAGAAACCACccaaagaagagaaagaagtcaAGAAACCACccaaagaagagaaagaagtcaAGAAACCtcaaaaagaagagaaagaaccCAAGAAACCTACCAAAGATGAGAAAGAACCCGAGAAACCTACCAAAGACGAAAAAGAACCCAAGAAACCTAccaaagaagagaaagaaatcaAGAAACCTCAAAAGGAAGATAAAGAAGTTAAGAAACctctgaaaaaagagaaagaagaaaaggaaactcccaaagaaaagagagaagtgAAGAAACCTtccaaagaagacaaaaaggagaagaaacctatcaaagaagagacagaagatGAGAAACCTCACAAAGAAGCCAAGATACCTACCAAAGATGAGAAAGAAGTAAAGAAACCTCacaaggaagagaaagaagttAAGAAACCTcccaaagaagaaaaagaaggaaagaaacctCTCAAAGATAAGGAAATTGAGAAACTCCTCAAACAAGTCAAAGAAGAAAAGGAATCTCCCAAAGACAAGAAAGGAGTGAAGCAACCTTCAGAagacaaaaaagtcaagaaacCTATCAAAGatgagaaagaagagaagaaacctcttgaagaaaagagagaaatgaaGAAACCTTCCAAAGAGgacaaagaggaaaagaaaccccttaaagaaaagaaggaagtaAAGAAAccttctgaagaagaaaagaaaccccttaaagaaaagaaggaagtgAAGAAGccttctgaagaagaaaagaaaccccttaaagaaaagaaggaagtgAAGAAAccttctgaagaagaaaagaaaccccttaaagaaaagaaggaagtgAAGAAGccttctgaagaagaaaagaaaccccttaaagaaaagaaggaagtgAAGAAAccttctgaagaagaaaagaaaccccttaaagaaaagaaggaagtgAAGAAACCTtctgaagaagagaagaaaccCCTTAAAGAAAGGGAGGTGAAGACACCTCCCAAAGAagataaaaaagagaaagaggagaagaaaccTATTAAAGAAGCCAAAAAAGAGGCAgaatcaaagaaagaaaagatttcAAAAGATGGAAAGGAACCAATAAAGCCTTCTAAACAAGAGAAAGAAATCAAGACAACTaccaaagaagacaaagaacCAACGAAGAAGAGAGTCACCAAGACAG AAGCTAAACCCAAAAAGTCTGCAAAGAGAATTAAAGTAGTCAAGAAGGAAGTTGCATCTGTCCTCAAGAAGGAGCATCTTAATGTTACCAAAGCAG CTGAAGAACCCAAGAAGTCTGCAAAGGTGCTTAAATTTGCTAAAAAGCAAATAGCTCCTGCCCTGAAAAAGGAACATAAGAATGTTACTAAAGCAG CAGAGGTTCCTGAAGTCCCAAAGGTGACAGCCAAACCAGAAGTGACAAAGAAAG TGGCAGCTCCCAAGGAGGCCAAGAAGGAACCAAAGCAAAAAATCAAACGTAAACCTGTAAAACCag ATATCGATGCAgtgaaggaaaaggaaaaagcagCCCCTAAAAAGAAAG aaGCTGAAGTTTCTGAACTAAAGCCCAAACCTGGTCAGAAAG atgCTGCAGTTACTAAAGAAAAAGCCAAGCGAGCTCCACCAAAGAAGG AAGTTccaaagaaaaaggccaaagCAGCTCCAGCAAAGAAAG AGGCTGCTGCTCCTAAAGAAAAGGTCAAACCAGTCATCTTGACCAAAG AACAAGAAGGTGCTCCCAAAAATGCCACTCTGGCCAAAGAGAGGGTCAAAATAGTGCCTATGAAGAAAG TGGTCAAGGcaccaaaaaaagaagtcaaagcTGTCTCTGCAAAGACAA aatctgcaaaaatcaagacaaaaccAACACCGGTAGTTAAAG agGCAGAAGCACCACACAAAAATGTGTCTCTAACAAAGGAGAAGGTGAAGGTGGTGCCACTGAAGAAAG TGCCTGTAACTCCGAAAGAAAAAGTCAAAGCAGCACCAACAAAAAAAG AAGCTGAAGTTCTCAAGGAGAAGAAGGCTGAGCCAGTGACTCCAAAGAAAG CGGCAAAACCAACACCTGCTAAAAAGAAGAAAG TGCCTGAAActccaaaagaaaaagtcaaaccAGCATTAACAAAAAAAG AAGCTGAACTTCTCAAGGAGAAGAAGCCTGAGCCAGTGACTCCCAAGAAAG AAGCTGAAGTTCTCAAGGAGAAGAAGGCTGAGCCAGTGACTCCCAAGAAAG AAGCTGAAGTTCTCAAGGAGAAGGTGGCTGAGCCAGTGACTCCCAAGAAAG CACCTGTTTCCAAGGCAAAACCAACACCTGCTAAAAAGAAGAAAG AACCTgcaaaaatcaagacaaaaccAGCACCAGTTGTTAAAG AGGCAGAAGCACCACACAAAAATGTGTCTCTAACCAAGGAGAAGGTGAAGGTGGTGCCACTAAAGAAAG TGCCTGTAActccaaaagaaaaagtcaaaccACCACCAACGAAAAAAG AAGCTGAAGTTCTCAAGGAGAGGAAGGCTGAGCCAGTGACTCCCAAGAAAG AAGCTGAAGTTCTCAAGGAGAAGAAGGCTGAGCCAGTGACTCCCAAGAAAg CGCCTGTTTCTAAGGCAAAACCAGCACCTGCTAAAAAGAAGAAAG aaGCCAAAGTTCTTAAGGAGAAGAAGCCTGAGCCAGTGACTCCCAAGAAAG CATCTGTTGCTAAGACAAAACCAGCACCAGTTGTTAAAG aggCAGAAGCACCACACAAAAATGTGTCTCTAAGCAAGGAAAGGGTGAAGGTGGTGCCACTGAAGAAAG tgcCTGTAACTCCGAAAGAAAAAGTCAAACCAGCACCAACAAAGAAAG AAGCTGAAGTTCTCAAGGAGAAGAAGGCTGAGCCAGTGACTCCAAAGAAAG caCCTGTTTCTAAGGCAAAACCAGCACCTGCTAAAAAGAAGAAAG tGCCTGTGActccaaaagaaaaagttgaaCCAGCACCAACAAAAAAAG ATGCTGAAGTTCTCAAGGAGAAGAAGGCTGAGCCAGTGATTCCCAAGAAAG CACCTGTTTCTAAGGCAAAACCAGCACCTGCTAAAAAGAAGAAAG AAGTGGAGGCTCCTAAGGAAAAGGTCAAACCAGTCATCTTGACCAAAG AACAAGAAGGTGCTCCCAAAAATGCCACTCTGGCCAAAGAGAGGGTCAAAATAGTGCCTATGAAGAAAG aggtCAAGGTGCCAAAAGAGAAGGTCAAAGTCTCTGCAAAGACAA aACCTgcaaaaatcaagacaaaaccAACACCAGTAGTAAAAG aGGCAGAAGCACCACACAAAAATATCTCTCTAACCAAGGAGAAGGTGAAGGTGGTGCCACTGAAGAAAG tGCCTGTAACTCTGAAAGAAAAAGTCAAACCAGCACCAGTGAAAAAAG AAGCTGAAGTTCTCAAGGAGAAGAAGGCTGAGCCAGTGACTCCCAAGAAAG TGCCTGTAACTCcgaaagaaaaagtgaaaccaGCACCAACTAAAAAAG AAGCTGAAATTGTCAAGGAAAAGAAGGCTGAGCCAGTGACTCCCAAGAAAG CACCTGTTACAAAGGCAAAACctgctaaaaagaaaaaag aagtgGAGACTCCAAAAGAAAAGGCCAAACCAGTCATCTTGACCAAAG AACAAGAAGGTGCTCCCAAAAATGCCACTCTGGCCAAAGAAAGGGTCAAAATAGTGCCTATGAAGAAAG tgGTCAAAGCACCAAAAGAGAAAGTCAAAGTCTCTGCTAAGATAA AACCTgcaaaaatcaagacaaaaccAGCACCAGTGCTTAAAG AGGCAGAAGTACCACAGAAAAATATCTCTCTAACAAAGGAGAAGGCCAAAGTGGTGCCACTGAAGAAAG tGCCTGTAActccaaaagaaaaagtgaaaccaGCACCAACAACAAAAG AAGCTGAAGTTCTCAAGGAGAAGAAGGCTGAGCCAGTGACTCCCAAGAAAG CACCTGTTGCTAAGGCAAAACCAGCACCTGCTAAAAAGAAGAAAG AAGTGGAGGCTCCTAAAGAAAAGGCCAAACCTGCTGCAGTAAAGAAAG AGGCCAAGCCAGCCCTGGCCAAAAAAG TAGAGGTTGCAAAGGAGAAACCTAAACCAGCTCAAGAAAAGAAAg CTCCTTCtaaaaaagaagctgaaataaagaaggaaaagctcaaatCCCTCCTAAAGAAAG AGCCCAaagtaacaaaagaaaaagtcaaaccAGCTGttaaaaaag AAGTGGAGGCTCCTAAAGAAAAGGACAAACCTGCAGCAGTAAAGAAAG CCATGTTGAGGAAAAAGACCAAAGCAGTCCCTGTGAGGAGAG ttgagaagaaggcagaaaaggaggagaaagctAAAG AGGATCGAGTTCTTAAAGAGATACAGGAGTCTGCAAAGAAAG AAAAAGCTGCGACGAAGAAAGCTGCCAAGGAGGAGAAAGTTAAAG CAGAGCCTTCTGTATCAGACAGCCTTCTCATGGAGG